The sequence GTATTTCTTCTAGCTTTAAACCCGGATAATCATCGGCTTCTTTCCATCTTTCAATAGTGGAACTAAAAAATGAAGAAGCTGCGGGGTCTGCCTCATAAATAATTAAATCATAAGCCTCTCCCTTATCTCCACCAAAACGAGTAACAACCTGCCATTCGCCTTCTCTTTTATAAGAAGTATTGGTATGATCGGATTGTGGATAATATCTATCATCAGTGGGTCTAACCATTACCCAAATATCTTTTTTATGAGCTTCGGGATAAACTCCCATGGTTAAAATCCTGCAATCCACAGAATCTTTATCTATTGGAGAAACAACTTTTACAGCATTAACGGGTCCGTCAATCTTTAACTTTTTTCCTATGGAGACTTGCTCAATTTGACTATTGTAATTGACTAAATCTGATGAATAACTACCGTAAATCATCATTAAAACACCAAGGACCCCCAGAGGTATTCCTAGTTTAGAACTGCCCCTTTTGCTTGCAATCAGTGCAATTAAGATACATAAAACTCCTATTATTAGTATTACTATTTTGGTTGACATTTTATTGTTTTTTTAGTTATAAAAATTCACTTAACAATGCAACATTGTTATAGCACACCTCTTCTTTCTTCTAATTGAGCTTTAATATCTTTTGCTCTTTCTTCAGACAGGCCGTATTTCCACATAATCCAAATAGCCAAAGCTGCTGTTACTACGGGTATAACTATATCGGCGATTCTTAGCTTTGTTAGAGTATCGACCGACTGAGTGGCTGCGTTACCGTCAAATCCTATTACTTTTAATACTAGGCCCCCTAAAACTAGAGCCAATCCTTGTCCAAGTTTTACAACCCACCAATAAAGTGCGCCAAATGTACCTTCCTTCCTTGGCATTCCATTAACCAATTCATCTAAATCACAAACATCGGCGGTCATGCTCATCATTAGGGTGAATAAACTTCCTAAACCAAATGACATTAAAGGTATTGGAACAAAAGAAAGCCAAATATTATCAGGAGTAAAAGCCCACCACTTCATGGCATATCCAACTATTGAAAGGGCCGTTGAAATGAGAAAAGCATTCTTTTTACCCCATTTTTCAGCCATTTTTGAAACAATTGGAATCACTAAAAATGCTGAAACCAACGCTCCTACAGAACTAAACCAAGCAGGCCAAGTCGAAGTGGCTTCATAACTTCCATTAAAAATATAAAAAACGAAAATAAAAAAACTAAAAGACGCCACGATTTGGTAACCATTGAAGACTAAAAAAGTAGCACCACACAATTTCATAAAAGGTTTATTCTTTACAGCTTCTTTTATACTGATGAATAAATCTTTCAAATTGCTAAATATTGAAGTAAAGGTTAATTTTTTCCTGTTTCCCATATGAGAAGCGTCGATACCTCTGCAAAAAAATGCTGGCAAAAGACCTAGGAGCAAACAAGCTACACCAACATAAATTGCCATAGTTCTTACACCCTCTGCTTGATTGCTAAAAATATCGGGGTCGGCAATAATGACCCAAAACCAAGGCACAATTACCCAAGCCAATAGACCAACTGTTTGTGAAAATGCCATTAAGCGTGTACGTTCATTATAATCAGAAGTCATTTCATAGCCTAAACCAACCAATGGTGTGGCAAACATGGTATTTCCAATAAGAAAAACCATGGACATAATTAGAAAGTACCAAAAATTATAGTCCGAAGAATTGTTTTCATCAAGTTGCCAAAGCAGCACAAAAGTAATGGCGCTTAAAATACCTCCAACCAAAATATATGGTCTCCTTCGACCCCATTTTGAACTTGTGTTATCAGAAATAAAACCCATGATCGGATCGGTGATTGCATCAAAAAAGCGTGGCAATCCTCCTAGAAGTCCAGCTAAAAATGGATCCATTCCAAAAGCAGTTAGTAGGAAGAACATAAAGAAGCCTAATGCTCCAGGGTATAAGTTCAAAACCAAATGACCTGCACCGAATGCTGCTTTTTGTCCAAAAGGGACTCTATCTTTTTTGGCTGTTTTTACAATTGACATAATGATCGTGTTTTAGTTAGTTTTATTCGGTTTTTTTACCACCACGGTTTGTATGGCCTGAGCACTTATTTGAATTGTGCTAGAGCTTTCACCCAGTGATAGTTGTATTTGCTTTGATTCTAGCCCTTGGTTTAATAGGATTACAGCAATTGACCCATCTGGATTTTGTGCTGCTGTAACCATTAAAGAATCATCAGAATTTTCAAATCCTATGCGCATCGCGCCCGGTCGTATATATTTACTAAAATGGGCTAGGGTGTAGTAGATTGGCGTAAAGTATATTTCGTCCTTTTCTGGATCTACAATTACGGGAGCTACGCACCAGTTTTTGAACCAGTTAGGACCTCCTTGTGTGTCTAGCACCATGTTCCAATCTATCCAACCATCTACCCAATTATTAAGACAACCAATAATGTCACGGGCGTATCTGTAGACAGGGGCGTATTTTGGATGAAGGTATTTTTCATGTTCTGGAGCCCAATCCCATCCCCAGTCCGTTGCTTCTTTAGACCAATACCATTGATCATCTTTCCATTTAGGAACTTCTGCATCAACACATGCTTCCGATTGTATTAGGTGTTTTGTGGGAGCAGCATTATGCGCAAATTGTAAGGACTCGGGAAACCAATCATAGGTGCTTGCATACCAATGTATTGCGGTTCCATCAAAGTACTTGGAAGAGGCTTCATCCTGGAACATAACCTTCACCCATTCTTCTAACTCTTCACCCCGATTTTGATCATAACCCAATATTTTTACATCATGTCCATCGGTTTCTAACTTAGGACCTAAATGATATTTTACAAAATCTGTCATTTCTTGGGGGCTGTAATGCATGCTCTCCCAATTATTATTGTTGCCCAGTGGTTCGTTTTCTACCGTAAAGCCCCAAATATCAATATCTTCAAGCTTATAGGCATCTATGTATTTGGAAAAGAATAAAGCCCAAGTGTCATAGTATTCCGGTAATAATTTACCACCGCGCCAGTCGTTGTTGTCCTTCATCCATGGTGGCGCAGACCAGGGAGAAGCCAATATTTTAAAGCCATCTTTGGACGCATCCATGGCCTCTTTAATAAATGGAATAATATCATCTCGATCTTCATCAATAGAGAAGTGCTTTAATTCTTTATCTCTTTCAACGGGGGCATAAGAGTAATTACTTACTGAGAAGTCGCAAGAGTTCATGTGAGTCCTTGTCAGAGAGTATTGGGCTCCATCGTTTCCAAAGTAAGCATCGATGATTTTTTTGCGATTTTCTTTGCTCAATTGATTCAACAAATAAGCAGAAGCTTCGGTAAATGAACCACCAAACCCTGTAATGCTCTGAAATTTTTGCTCTGGCAGCAGCTTTATTTGAGAAGCAATTCCTTCTCGAGCTATTTCGGTTATGGGACTTAACTTATTTCCATCTGCTGAAGTTTCATAAACTTCAACTTCTAATTTATTCTCTACGGTACAAGCACTGAGTATTACGGTCAAGGTCAATGTGATATTTAATTTGTTAAACGTTCTCATCTTAATGCATAATAGCTTGTTCTTTTTTGGTGGGAGGAACCAAAACATCTTTCATCAAAGCATCTTTATCTCCTTTGTATGTTTTGGTGATGGGATTACCATTTCTGGTTAATCCACTAAAAGTCCCTTTGTCAACCAAATCCCACAAGGCGTATTTTGCTTGTCCATCTATGGTGATCAAGCCAAAGTGATTTTCAGAACCATGTACGTTTTGAGCATCTTTCCATTGCTCATTAAAAGCTTCAAAATAAAAACAGGATATACCTTCTGTATTGGTCCAATTGCGCATATGGTTGTAATATGCTGCTTCTTTGTATTCATCTGTTGCTTTTGAGCCAGTTGGTCCATAATGACCGTTGGAGACCGTTGCCCAACCCGTCTCGCCAATGTGAATGGGTTTGTCTACACCAACACTTTTTGCATAATCTGATACTGCTTTATACTGAGACATGGCAAATTCTTTTGCGCGAAGCATGGCAGCATCAATTTTTTCAATATCTGAAAGCTGTTCTTCTTCTTCAGGTATACCCCAAAACTCTGGATTGTAGTGTGAGTTGTGA is a genomic window of Flagellimonas sp. CMM7 containing:
- a CDS encoding MFS transporter, producing MSIVKTAKKDRVPFGQKAAFGAGHLVLNLYPGALGFFMFFLLTAFGMDPFLAGLLGGLPRFFDAITDPIMGFISDNTSSKWGRRRPYILVGGILSAITFVLLWQLDENNSSDYNFWYFLIMSMVFLIGNTMFATPLVGLGYEMTSDYNERTRLMAFSQTVGLLAWVIVPWFWVIIADPDIFSNQAEGVRTMAIYVGVACLLLGLLPAFFCRGIDASHMGNRKKLTFTSIFSNLKDLFISIKEAVKNKPFMKLCGATFLVFNGYQIVASFSFFIFVFYIFNGSYEATSTWPAWFSSVGALVSAFLVIPIVSKMAEKWGKKNAFLISTALSIVGYAMKWWAFTPDNIWLSFVPIPLMSFGLGSLFTLMMSMTADVCDLDELVNGMPRKEGTFGALYWWVVKLGQGLALVLGGLVLKVIGFDGNAATQSVDTLTKLRIADIVIPVVTAALAIWIMWKYGLSEERAKDIKAQLEERRGVL
- a CDS encoding glycoside hydrolase family 30 beta sandwich domain-containing protein, producing the protein MRTFNKLNITLTLTVILSACTVENKLEVEVYETSADGNKLSPITEIAREGIASQIKLLPEQKFQSITGFGGSFTEASAYLLNQLSKENRKKIIDAYFGNDGAQYSLTRTHMNSCDFSVSNYSYAPVERDKELKHFSIDEDRDDIIPFIKEAMDASKDGFKILASPWSAPPWMKDNNDWRGGKLLPEYYDTWALFFSKYIDAYKLEDIDIWGFTVENEPLGNNNNWESMHYSPQEMTDFVKYHLGPKLETDGHDVKILGYDQNRGEELEEWVKVMFQDEASSKYFDGTAIHWYASTYDWFPESLQFAHNAAPTKHLIQSEACVDAEVPKWKDDQWYWSKEATDWGWDWAPEHEKYLHPKYAPVYRYARDIIGCLNNWVDGWIDWNMVLDTQGGPNWFKNWCVAPVIVDPEKDEIYFTPIYYTLAHFSKYIRPGAMRIGFENSDDSLMVTAAQNPDGSIAVILLNQGLESKQIQLSLGESSSTIQISAQAIQTVVVKKPNKTN